The genomic interval GCCGGGGCCCGGGGCGGCGCGCGGGCGCGCCCTCGCGTCCTGACGGGTCCGCCCTCGCGCACCGTCTCGCGCCCCGCATGATGCCGCGCCGTGCCGCGGACCACAGCCCGCCCTCCGTCGGACGAGCACCCCGCCCAGGTGGACCGGGGTAGCCTCTTCGGAGCACATCAGCGATGAGGACGGGAGTGTCATGGGCGAGCTCACGGTGGACGTGACCCGAGCGGATGCGGTGCTGATCGGGGGTGGGGTCGCCAGCGCGACCCTCGCGGCCCTGCTGACCGACCTCGAGCCGAGCTGGCGCATCGAGGTGCTCGAGAAGCTCGACGACGTCGCCCTCGAGTCCAGCCAGGGCTGGAACAACGCCGGCACCGGCCACAGCGCCCTGTGCGAGCTGAACTACACCCCGCAGGACATCGACGGCTCGGTGAGCCCCGCGAAGGCGATCTCGATCAACGAGCAGTTCCAGGTGAGCCGCCAGTTCTGGGCGCACCTCGTGGAGACCGGGAAGATCACGGACCCCAGCGCCTTCATCAACCCGGTGCCGCACATGAGCTTCGTCCACGGGATGGAGAACGTCGACTACCTGCGCCGCCGCCACGATGCGCTCGTAAAGAACCCGCTGTTCGACTCGATGGAGTTCACGACCTCCCACGAGCAGCTGCGCGAGTGGGCGCCGCTGGTCACCGAGGCGCGCCCCGAGACCGAGACGATCGCCGCGACCCACTCCCCCGACGGCACCGACGTCGATTTCGGACGTCTGACCCATGAGCTCCTGGGCGTGGCGAAGTCGGCCGGCACCACGGTCTCCACCGGCTGGGAGGTCACCTCCCTGCGGCGCATGGGCAGCGACTGGGGCGTGATGGCCCGCTCGACCTCCGGCGAGGTGCGCGTGGTCCGCGCGCCCTTCGTGTTCGTGGGCGCCGGCGGCAACGCGCTGCCGATCCTCCAGGACTCCGGGATCCCCGAGATCCGCGGATTCGGCGGGTTCCCGATCTCCGGCGAGTGGCTGCGCTGCACCGACCCCGAGATCATCGAGCGCCACGAGGCGAAGGTGTACGGGAAGGCCGCCGTCGGCGCCCCGCCCATGAGCGTCCCGCACCTGGACACCCGCTACGTCGACGGGAAGCGGGCGCTCATGTTCGGCCCCTACGCCGGCTGGTCGCCGAAGTTCCTCAAGGCGGGCTCGAACCTCGATCTGTTCGAGTCGATCAAGCCGGGGAACATCGCGCAGATGATGGCCGTCGCCCCGCCGAACCTGGACCTCATGAAGTACCTCGCGGGCGAGCTCGTCGCCTCCCCCGCCAAGCGCTTCGACGCGCTGCGCGAGTACATGCCCTCGGCCCGCGCGGACGACTGGGAGCTCATCACCGCCGGTCAGCGGGTCCAGGTCATCGCCCCCGACCCCAAGAAGGTGGGCGTGCTGCAGTTCGGCACCCAGCTGATCACCGCGGCCGACGGCTCGATCGCCGGCATGCTGGGCGCCTCCCCCGGCGCCTCGACGGCCACCACGATCATGCTGGGCATGCTCGAGAAGGTCTTCCCCGACCGCTTCGGCACCTGGGAGTCCCGGATCCGCGAGATCATCCCGAGCTTCGGCACCCACCTGTCCGAGGACCCGGCGGCGGCGTCGGCGTCCCTCGCCCGCACCGCCCACCTGCTGGGCCTCGAGGACAGCTGATCGCCATGGCCGAGGAGACGATGCCGGGCGCGACGCCCGGAGCGAGCGCGACCGCCGGGGCCGACGGCTCCGTGCGCGATCGCGGCGCGCTGCACAGGATCGCCGCCGGCGAGTACGCGGCCGAGGTGTCCGAGGTCGGCGCGACCCTCGAATCGCTCACCGTGGGCGGGCGCGACCTGCTGCTGCGCAGCCCCGCGGAGGGCCCGATGCTGTTCTACCGCGGCGCGGTCGTCGCCCCGTGGCCGAACCGCATCGGGGACGGCCGGTACACGTGGGACGGGCAGGAGCTGCAGGTCCCGATCACCGAGGTCGAGCGGAACAACGCCCTGCACGGGCTGCTGAGCTTCCAGGCCTACGAGGTCGCCGAGGAGGGCCTTTCCGCCCTCACGCTGCGCACACTGCTGTACCCGACCACCGGATACCCCTTCGCCCTCGAGATGAGGGTCGAGCACCGGGTCGACGCCGAGAGCGGGCTGACCACCACGGTCACCGCCCGCAACCTCGGATCGTCCGACGCCCCCTACGGGGTCTGCCCGCACCCGTACCTGCTCGCGGGCCCCGAGGAGCTGGACGAGTGGACGCTCTCGTGCCCGGCGTCGACGGTCCTCGAGGTCACCCCTGACCGCCTGCTCCCCGTCGGCACCCGTGCGGTCGAGGCGGGCTCGGATCTCGATCTGCGGCGGGCGCGCCCGATCGGCGACCGCTTCCTCGACCACGCCTTCACCGACCTCTCCCCCGGGGCCGACGGCCGCTGGCGCGTCACGGCGACCGCGCCCGGCGGGACAGGGGTCGAGATCTCCGCCGACGGGTCCTGCCCGTGGGTGCAGGTGCACACCGGCGACCGCCCGGAACCGGAGAACGACCGCAAGGGGCTCGCGGTGGAGCCGATGACCTGCCCGCCCGATGCGTTCCGCAGCGGCGAGGACCTGGTGCGTCTCTCCCCCGGCGCCGAGCACTCGGCCTCCTGGAGCATCCGCGGCTGGTGACGTCGAGGGGCGACGCGATCGTCCGCGCATGCACGAGGGCCCCGGGACGCTGATGCGTCCCGGGGCCCTCGTCGATCCGGCCGTCCCGGGGGCGGCGGGTCGAGCCGTGGGGCTCGAGGCCGGCGTGCCGTTCAGGCGCCGAGGCGCGGCGCCGCGCCGTCAGTTGGCGGCGTAGTAGGCCTGGCGGAGCTCCTCGGGGATACGACCGCGGTCCGAGACCTCGCGGCCGTTCTCGCGGGCCCAGACGCGGATCTTCGCGGAGTCGTTCGAGGAGGTGGAGGTGGAGCCGCTGCCCGTGCCGCGGATGCGACGCCCGGCCACGCGGCGCGCGCGGCCGACCCACTCGCCGATCTCCTCGCGCAGCTTCTCCGCATTCTCGTCCGAGAGATCGATCTCGTAGGCGACGCCGTCGAGCGAGAAGCTCACCGTCTCCTCGGCCTTGGACCCGTCGACGTCGTCGATGAGTTCAACGAAAGTCTTCCGTGCCATGGGGTGGTTCTCCTTGATGCGTGTGGAGCGCCTAACAGGTGTTGGACGCGCCCTATTATCTGCACACCGCACCTGAGAATTCAATCAGAACACGAAATGCCCGCCGCGGCGTTCGCCAGCCGATGAATCCCGCGAGGCATTGACCATCTCATAACAATCGTGTTCAGGGAGCTTCCGGATGGTCTCCCGAGTTCCCCTGCTGGGCACGGAGTTCGCGCTCCGCCTGCCGTTCCGCCTCGCGCTCGCGGCGGTCGGCCCTCAGGATCGCGCGCATCGTGAACCAGAAGAGCAGTCCGACGCCGATCGGGGGGAGGAGGGAGCCGGCCTCGTACAGGAATCCGCTGTCCATCTCAGGCCTCGGGCTTCACGAGCGGGAAGGTGATGGTCTCGCGGATGCCCAGGCCGGTGATGGCCATGAGCAGGCGGTCGATCCCCATGCCCATGCCGCCGGTGGGCGGGAGCGCGTACTCCATGGCCTCGAGGAAGTCCTCGTCCAGGCGCATCGCCTCGTCGTCGCCGGCGGCGGCCAGGCGCGCCTGCTGCTCAAAGCGCTCGCGCTGGACGACGGGATCCACGAGCTCGGAATATCCGGTCGCGAGCTCGAATCCGCGCACGTACAGGTCCCATTTCTCCACGACGCCCGGCGTCTCGCGGTGCGCGCGCACCAGCGGACTGGTCTCGACCGGGAAATCGCGGACGAACGTGGGTGCGTGGAGATGATCGGAGACCCGGTGCTCGAAGAGCTCCTCGACGAGCTTCCCGTGGCCGAACTTCGGGTGGTCGAGATCCAGATCGAGCGAGCGTGCGATCTTCCGCAGCTCCTCGGGAGTCGTCTCCGGCGTGATCTCCTGTCCCAGGGATTCCGAGAGGGATCCGTAGACGGTGATCCGGTCCCAGCTCCCCGAGAGGTCGTATTCCTCTCCGTCCGCGAGAGTGACGACCTGCGAACCGGTCGCGGCCTCCGCCGCCTCCTGGATGAGGGAGCGGGTGAGTTCGCCGATCGTGTTGTAGTCCCCGTAGGCCTGATACGCCTCGAGCATCGCGAATTCCGGCGAATGCGTGGAATCAGCGCCTTCGTTGCGGAAGTTCCGGTTGATCTCGAAGACCC from Brachybacterium kimchii carries:
- a CDS encoding malate:quinone oxidoreductase, giving the protein MGELTVDVTRADAVLIGGGVASATLAALLTDLEPSWRIEVLEKLDDVALESSQGWNNAGTGHSALCELNYTPQDIDGSVSPAKAISINEQFQVSRQFWAHLVETGKITDPSAFINPVPHMSFVHGMENVDYLRRRHDALVKNPLFDSMEFTTSHEQLREWAPLVTEARPETETIAATHSPDGTDVDFGRLTHELLGVAKSAGTTVSTGWEVTSLRRMGSDWGVMARSTSGEVRVVRAPFVFVGAGGNALPILQDSGIPEIRGFGGFPISGEWLRCTDPEIIERHEAKVYGKAAVGAPPMSVPHLDTRYVDGKRALMFGPYAGWSPKFLKAGSNLDLFESIKPGNIAQMMAVAPPNLDLMKYLAGELVASPAKRFDALREYMPSARADDWELITAGQRVQVIAPDPKKVGVLQFGTQLITAADGSIAGMLGASPGASTATTIMLGMLEKVFPDRFGTWESRIREIIPSFGTHLSEDPAAASASLARTAHLLGLEDS
- a CDS encoding aldose 1-epimerase family protein; the protein is MAEETMPGATPGASATAGADGSVRDRGALHRIAAGEYAAEVSEVGATLESLTVGGRDLLLRSPAEGPMLFYRGAVVAPWPNRIGDGRYTWDGQELQVPITEVERNNALHGLLSFQAYEVAEEGLSALTLRTLLYPTTGYPFALEMRVEHRVDAESGLTTTVTARNLGSSDAPYGVCPHPYLLAGPEELDEWTLSCPASTVLEVTPDRLLPVGTRAVEAGSDLDLRRARPIGDRFLDHAFTDLSPGADGRWRVTATAPGGTGVEISADGSCPWVQVHTGDRPEPENDRKGLAVEPMTCPPDAFRSGEDLVRLSPGAEHSASWSIRGW
- a CDS encoding histone-like nucleoid-structuring protein Lsr2, whose translation is MARKTFVELIDDVDGSKAEETVSFSLDGVAYEIDLSDENAEKLREEIGEWVGRARRVAGRRIRGTGSGSTSTSSNDSAKIRVWARENGREVSDRGRIPEELRQAYYAAN